A window of the Ostrea edulis chromosome 1, xbOstEdul1.1, whole genome shotgun sequence genome harbors these coding sequences:
- the LOC125662294 gene encoding G-protein coupled receptor 157-like — translation MAGSPQEDAIFAAITLVSASMSLCGGFALLITYNKMPSFQTPVRKLLVFLTIADIFTAFGYIIGTINFFRLENHKKNETDPMCEAQSFITTFSSLSSFAWTSVIAIHLYLLIRTQRDFERNSRLKFLYHIIGWILPAIICIPILATGHLGRDNRNFQTGTGLWCWIRIDYTLSGDNKIHSTDILLMFMSGKLWELLTYVLSISIYMLLKIDTYIERQKNKSYVWSDVDGVNLQDEDERFCYTWLILYLLRLWGTIGFFLAIFNTGKNVESILKYFQCAGDSSQALGNFILFCMFDKNVRKKYREKICNCCHRRGDYELLDSWGDQTI, via the exons ATGGCAGGGTCCCCCCAGGAGGATGCTATTTTTGCTGCTATTACCTTGGTCAGTGCTTCTATGTCACTCTGTGGAGGATTTGCACTTTTGATCACCTACAATAAAATGCCAAGCTTCCAAACTCCTGTGCGCAAACTTCTGGTTTTTCTGACAATTGCGGACATCTTCACAGCGTTTGGTTACATTATTGGTACTATAAATTTTTTTCGACTGGAAAATCACAAGAAAAACGAGACGGATCCGATGTGTGAAGCACAGAGTTTTATCACTACATTTTCTAGCCTCTCTTCCTTTGCCTGGACATCGGTTATTGCTATACATCTATATTTATTGATCAGGACCCAAAGAGACTTCGAAAGGAATTCTCGCCTAAAATTTCTCTACCATATCATAGGATGGATATTACCGG CCATTATTTGCATCCCTATCCTAGCCACGGGTCACTTAGGTCGTGATAACCGAAACTTTCAGACGGGAACGGGTCTGTGGTGCTGGATCAGAATAGATTATACACTGTCAGGCGACAACAAAATCCATTCCACCGATATTCTACTGATGTTCATGTCCGGGAAACTTTGGGAGCTTCTGACTTATGTACTGTCCATTTCCATATAcatgttattgaaaattgataCTTACATCGAG AGACAGAAAAACAAAAGCTACGTATGGAGTGATGTAGATGGTGTTAATTTGCAAGACGAAGATGAACGATTTTGTTACACATGgcttattctgtatttattacGACTTTGGGGGACAATAGGATTCTTTCTTGCAATATTTAATACGGGTAAAAATGTGGAATCCATCTTGAAATACTTTCAATGCGCTGGAGACAGTTCGCAGGCGCTAGGAAACTTTATTTTATTCTGTATGTTTGATAAAAACGTCCGAAAAAAGTATCGTGAAAAGATTTGTAATTGTTGCCACAGACGGGGTGACTATGAGTTGTTGGATAGCTGGGGGGATCAAACCATATAG
- the LOC125659749 gene encoding G-protein coupled receptor 157-like: MAEWDTLSVLTLVSCFASVICGVVLLATQYKMAILQYTLRNLLSFLTIADIITSTGYIAGTIHYIYVRKDRHSWNSTNVFCEAQSFVTTFSNISSFAWTSIIVVHIYIMVKTTTDWGQNTRLKVVYHVIGWAIPAVVAVVMLVTGHLGESYGKTTGPWCWVKLNHTSEIQSYDTMIMFLSGKAWEILTYFLTLGVFRHLMIYRCIEKQRKGTGTHGLGQKVNPESPRPEDERFFYLWLPLLLCRVWGTVRFFMAIPNSKHPETSPIEFLLYMQCIGDGSLAMGNFILFCVLDKDIRAAYLSACGQKSMNKDKEKHYIPTVSVPYQSIGSSSYWEPMK, translated from the exons ATGGCGGAGTGGGATACACTATCCGTGTTAACCCTCGTCAGTTGCTTTGCCTCTGTAATTTGCGGAGTTGTTTTGTTAGCAACACAGTACAAGATGGCTATCCTACAATACACATTAAGGAATCTTCTGAGTTTTCTTACGATCGCCGACATTATCACATCAACAGGATACATAGCTGGAACTATTCATTACATTTATGTACGTAAAGATAGACACTCTTGGAACTCCACAAATGTTTTCTGTGAGGCGCAGAGTTTTGTGACGACGTTTTCGAACATATCCTCTTTTGCATGGACGTCCATtattgttgtacacatatatataatggTCAAAACAACAACGGACTGGGGCCAGAACACGAGGCTTAAAGTGGTGTATCACGTGATAGGATGGGCAATTCCAG CCGTTGTGGCAGTGGTTATGTTGGTGACGGGTCATCTAGGAGAAAGTTACGGCAAAACTACAGGACCATGGTGCTGGGTCAAACTAAACCACACTAGTGAAATCCAGTCATATGACACGATGATCATGTTTCTATCCGGAAAGGCGTGGGAAATCCTGACCTACTTCTTGACTTTAGGAGTATTCAGACACCTAATGATATACAGATGCATTGAG AAACAGAGGAAGGGGACTGGAACTCATGGTTTGGGTCAGAAGGTGAACCCAGAGTCACCGAGACCGGAAGACGAGCGCTTCTTTTACTTATGGCTACCACTCTTACTGTGTCGAGTCTGGGGAACCGTTCGCTTCTTCATGGCCATACCCAACTCCAAACATCCCGAAACATCACCGATTGAATTTCTTCTGTACATGCAGTGTATAGGTGATGGATCTCTTGCTATGGGTAATTTCATTCTGTTTTGTGTTTTGGACAAAGACATTAGGGCAGCTTATTTGTCGGCGTGTGGACAGAAGTCAATGAACAAGGATAAAGAAAAACACTACATACCTACCGTGTCTGTTCCGTATCAGTCCATTGGATCGTCTTCATACTGGGAACCCATGAAATAA
- the LOC125663607 gene encoding G-protein coupled receptor 157-like, producing MAFYTREVPLAVITVVSACLSISGGFALLLTYYRVPKFRTSVTNLLVFLTIADIFTASGNLMGTVNYLQLDTDPTNSTDVTCVAQSFITTFSSLSSFAWTSIIAVHLYLLIRTQRNFERNLSLKYFYHFMGWIVPAIICLPILASGKLGRDNHGNHTGTGLWCWIKIDYSDGNIHSSDILLMFVSGKFWELLTYVLSFSIYMLLKIDTYIKRQRDQTYHWSDVDGADLRDGDERFCFMWLILYLLRFWGTLSFFIEISNTKSCGLQRVDDILKYFHGVGDSAQALGNFILFCMLDKNIRQKYRDKMRECWHRRHGYDEISGP from the exons ATGGCCTTCTACACAAGGGAAGTGCCTTTGGCGGTCATCACCGTGGTTAGTGCTTGTCTTTCTATTTCTGGAGGATTTGCACTCCTGCTCACATACTATAGGGTTCCAAAATTCCGTACTTCTGTCACAAATCTATTGGTTTTTCTGACCATTGCGGACATCTTTACAGCCTCTGGTAACCTAATGGGCACGGTTAATTATCTCCAACTGGACACGGATCCGACAAACTCGACGGATGTAACATGTGTAGCACAGAGCTTCATCACCACATTCTCCAGTCTGTCTTCGTTTGCTTGGACGTCCATTATTGCAGTTCATTTATATCTATTGATCCGGACACAGAGAAATTTCGAAAGGAATTTgagtttaaaatatttctatcaTTTCATGGGATGGATTGTGCCAG CCATAATCTGTCTACCTATCCTGGCCTCGGGGAAGCTCGGTCGTGATAACCATGGGAATCACACAGGAACGGGCCTGTGGTGCTGGATCAAGATAGACTACAGCGACGGCAACATTCACTCCTCCGACATTCTACTGATGTTCGTCTCGGGGAAATTCTGGGAGCTTCTGACTTACGTACTGTcgttttcaatatacatgttattgaaaattgataCTTATATCAAG AGACAGAGAGACCAGACCTATCACTGGAGTGATGTAGATGGCGCTGATCTGAGAGACGGAGATGAGCGATTTTGTTTTATGTGGCTTATTTTGTATTTACTCCGGTTTTGGGGAACATTAAGCTTCTTCATTGAAATATCTAACACAAAATCGTGCGGTTTACAGAGAGTAGATGATattctgaaatattttcacGGTGTCGGAGACAGTGCGCAGGCGCTGggaaactttattttattttgtatgttagACAAAAACATCCGACAAAAGTATCGTGACAAAATGAGAGAATGTTGGCACAGACGGCATGGTTATGATGAAATATCGGGTCCATAG